The following are encoded in a window of Flavobacterium cupriresistens genomic DNA:
- a CDS encoding glycosyltransferase family 2 protein: MIKLPLVSVIVPNFNHAIFLERRLESIFNQSYYNIEVILLDDCSTDNSRQILSNYAKNPKVSHCIFNEINSGNTFIQWHKGIELAKGDFIWIAESDDHCEPNFIEELIKPLIEDVSIVLSYSQSNKMNELDKITGSWLDYTLNLDDSAFDKKNVMDGNIFVEKFLIYKNVIPNASAVIFRFKNNFQAEYITTDKELRYCGDWIFYFKVLLNNKIAFTPKKLNNFRYHNKSVIAKALKADDKMKLLNLDLVMRSNMNDFLYSKKPFNYLNIAAVNAKIIREIKYNKALLLFESKEYSKWFGYLIMIPGTFITKNKYFRRFKRRLFLYLKLNDK; this comes from the coding sequence ATGATTAAGTTGCCGCTTGTTTCTGTAATTGTACCCAATTTTAATCATGCTATTTTTCTGGAAAGAAGATTAGAAAGTATATTCAACCAGAGTTATTATAATATCGAAGTAATTTTATTAGATGATTGTAGTACAGATAACAGTCGTCAAATTCTTTCAAACTACGCTAAAAATCCAAAGGTAAGTCACTGTATTTTTAATGAAATTAATTCAGGAAATACATTCATACAATGGCATAAGGGTATAGAATTAGCAAAAGGAGATTTTATTTGGATTGCTGAATCAGATGATCATTGCGAACCCAATTTTATAGAGGAGTTAATTAAACCTTTGATTGAAGATGTAAGTATTGTTTTATCTTATTCTCAATCAAATAAAATGAATGAGTTAGACAAAATTACAGGAAGTTGGTTAGATTATACTTTAAATTTGGATGATTCAGCGTTTGACAAAAAAAATGTAATGGATGGTAATATATTTGTAGAAAAATTTTTAATTTATAAAAATGTCATCCCAAACGCAAGTGCTGTTATTTTTAGATTTAAGAATAATTTTCAAGCCGAGTATATTACAACAGACAAAGAGTTACGATATTGTGGCGATTGGATTTTTTATTTTAAAGTATTACTGAACAATAAAATAGCATTTACTCCAAAAAAATTAAATAATTTTCGCTACCACAACAAAAGTGTAATTGCAAAAGCACTCAAAGCGGATGATAAGATGAAATTGTTGAACTTAGATCTTGTTATGCGTTCTAATATGAATGATTTTTTATACTCGAAGAAACCTTTTAATTATCTGAATATTGCGGCAGTGAATGCTAAAATTATTAGAGAGATCAAGTACAATAAAGCACTACTATTATTTGAAAGTAAAGAATATTCGAAGTGGTTTGGATACCTTATAATGATTCCAGGTACATTTATTACTAAAAATAAATATTTTAGAAGGTTTAAGAGAAGATTGTTTTTGTATTTAAAGCTCAATGATAAGTGA
- a CDS encoding ABC transporter ATP-binding protein, with protein sequence MKKDIILKAENISKQYRLGQVGTGTISHDLNRWWHQLLGKENPYLKIGDTNDRSTKGTSDYVWALQDINFEVERGEVLGIIGKNGAGKSTLLKILSKVTAPTTGSIKSRGRIASLLEVGTGFHGEMTGRENIFLNGAILGMTKKEIASKLDEIIEFSGCERYIDTPVKRYSSGMTVRLAFAVAAFLEPEILVIDEVLAVGDAEFQKKAIGKMQDISKGEGRTVLFVSHNMAAVKSLCTKGIILENGKVVFEGEIENAVSYYLGGGAEAMNLKTFGKEYDLPIFKLNEISLHNLGRSSDTVLLENELIILNTKIDIKVNDAQRYHITYHLFNEMGEAMFSFSNAGSFSLKGGVNRITCNFPASFFQSGQYFLSLFIIEDARKSVFVENDIISFTVVDSGRELGTYMGREPGYIKPQFEWKIE encoded by the coding sequence TTGAAAAAAGATATCATATTAAAAGCCGAAAATATTTCTAAACAATATCGTTTAGGTCAGGTTGGTACAGGAACCATAAGCCATGATTTAAACAGATGGTGGCATCAATTGCTAGGAAAAGAAAATCCTTATCTGAAAATCGGAGATACAAATGATCGTTCTACCAAAGGAACTTCAGATTATGTCTGGGCCCTTCAGGATATTAATTTTGAAGTAGAACGTGGAGAGGTGTTGGGAATTATCGGTAAAAACGGGGCAGGAAAGTCTACACTGTTAAAAATATTATCAAAGGTAACGGCGCCAACAACGGGCAGTATAAAATCACGCGGTCGTATTGCTTCACTTCTTGAGGTCGGTACTGGTTTTCATGGTGAAATGACTGGTCGTGAGAATATTTTCTTGAACGGTGCTATTCTGGGTATGACCAAGAAAGAAATCGCTTCAAAACTGGATGAAATTATTGAATTCTCAGGTTGTGAACGTTATATTGACACCCCCGTAAAAAGATACAGCTCCGGAATGACGGTTCGTTTGGCTTTTGCGGTTGCAGCTTTTTTAGAACCTGAAATTTTGGTAATTGACGAAGTTTTAGCTGTTGGAGATGCCGAGTTTCAGAAAAAGGCAATTGGTAAAATGCAGGATATTTCTAAAGGAGAAGGGCGAACTGTTTTGTTTGTGAGTCACAATATGGCAGCAGTGAAGAGTTTGTGTACCAAAGGGATTATTTTAGAAAATGGTAAAGTTGTTTTTGAAGGCGAAATAGAAAATGCAGTAAGTTATTATCTTGGTGGTGGTGCTGAAGCAATGAATTTGAAAACATTTGGAAAAGAGTATGACCTTCCAATTTTCAAATTAAACGAAATTTCTTTACATAATTTAGGAAGAAGTTCTGATACTGTATTACTGGAGAATGAATTAATTATTCTGAATACAAAAATAGATATAAAAGTAAATGATGCACAGAGATATCATATAACCTATCACTTGTTTAACGAAATGGGCGAGGCAATGTTCTCGTTCTCTAATGCAGGATCATTTTCTTTAAAAGGTGGAGTAAATAGGATTACATGTAATTTTCCGGCGTCTTTTTTCCAGTCAGGGCAATATTTTCTGTCGCTTTTTATAATTGAGGATGCAAGAAAATCAGTTTTTGTCGAAAATGATATTATTTCTTTTACGGTTGTAGATTCCGGAAGGGAATTGGGGACCTATATGGGTAGAGAGCCCGGTTATATAAAACCGCAGTTTGAATGGAAAATAGAATAA
- a CDS encoding ABC transporter permease yields the protein MNNTNTTNDWLFEIIPKNRFFSLNLKEIWQYRDLLFLFVKRDVITVYKQTVLGPLWYLIQPLFTSVTFTIIFNNVAGINTGTVPPFLFNLAGITVWNYFTACLNGTSDTFKANAGIFGKVYFPRIITPLSVVISNLIKFGIQFFIFIAFYCYYCIQGRDLSFNSLVLFFPVLILIMGILGLGLGMLISSMVTKYRDFSYLIGFGIQLLMYLSAVMYPMDLIKQKLPDYGWIVTYNPLAYIIETSRYMLLNVGEISILGLCYTVTITIVVFFIGLLVFNKTEKSFIDTV from the coding sequence ATGAACAATACAAATACTACTAATGACTGGCTGTTTGAAATAATACCAAAAAACAGATTTTTTTCGCTAAATCTTAAAGAGATTTGGCAATATCGGGATTTACTGTTTCTTTTTGTAAAGCGAGATGTTATTACGGTTTACAAACAGACTGTTTTAGGGCCGCTTTGGTACCTGATTCAACCGCTGTTTACGTCAGTAACTTTCACCATAATATTTAATAATGTTGCCGGAATTAATACCGGTACTGTTCCTCCGTTTTTATTTAATTTGGCAGGAATAACTGTATGGAACTATTTTACAGCCTGCCTTAACGGAACATCAGATACTTTTAAAGCAAATGCCGGAATCTTTGGTAAAGTCTATTTTCCCAGAATCATAACACCACTTTCAGTTGTGATTTCTAATTTAATCAAGTTTGGGATACAATTTTTTATTTTTATTGCTTTCTATTGTTATTACTGTATTCAGGGAAGAGACTTAAGTTTTAATAGCCTTGTATTGTTTTTCCCTGTTCTTATTCTCATCATGGGAATTTTAGGATTGGGATTGGGAATGTTGATTTCCTCAATGGTAACAAAATACCGTGATTTTAGCTACTTAATTGGTTTTGGAATACAGTTACTAATGTATTTGTCTGCGGTAATGTATCCAATGGATTTGATTAAACAAAAACTGCCGGATTACGGTTGGATTGTAACGTATAATCCTTTGGCTTATATTATAGAAACTTCCAGATACATGCTTTTAAATGTTGGTGAAATATCAATTTTAGGGTTATGTTACACCGTCACGATCACTATTGTAGTTTTTTTTATTGGACTTTTAGTTTTTAACAAGACCGAAAAAAGTTTTATTGATACCGTTTAG
- a CDS encoding glycosyltransferase family 2 protein, whose product MNQPLISIIIPAYNRGHLIDETLDSILAQTYSNWECIVVDDDSTDNTEAVVEEYVKKDSRFYFHKRPKSKVKGANSCRNFGFEVSKGEWIKWLDSDDIMYTEGLSSESKLINEYSKVILSPLVLYDFDLKKEIKKSTVFSVNLVHDYFTAKVALYVSGPLWKRSFLNKQDYLFDEKISNVDDWDFNMRMLYEKPIIEFNEKPIILYRIHLDSLSHEVVKGNKTEIISVLNALEKHLKLIKVNKITTYKPLLKYTHIYYKRAIYNALSSNQDYTFYLYLRIFKIHFYNWYDLAGLIKVSFGFLVYKFFNKGYVFFK is encoded by the coding sequence ATGAATCAGCCACTAATTTCTATAATTATACCAGCTTATAATCGTGGACATTTAATAGATGAAACTTTAGATAGTATTTTGGCTCAGACTTATTCAAATTGGGAATGTATTGTTGTTGATGATGATTCAACAGATAATACAGAGGCTGTTGTTGAGGAATATGTAAAAAAAGACAGTCGTTTTTATTTTCATAAAAGGCCTAAGAGTAAAGTAAAAGGAGCTAATTCTTGCAGGAATTTTGGTTTCGAAGTAAGTAAGGGAGAATGGATAAAGTGGCTCGACAGTGATGATATTATGTATACAGAGGGTTTATCTTCAGAATCAAAACTGATAAATGAATATTCAAAAGTTATACTCTCTCCTTTGGTACTTTATGATTTTGATCTAAAAAAAGAAATTAAAAAAAGTACTGTTTTTTCAGTTAATTTAGTTCATGATTATTTTACAGCTAAAGTAGCATTATATGTATCAGGGCCTTTGTGGAAGAGGAGTTTTCTAAATAAGCAGGATTATCTTTTTGATGAAAAAATATCAAATGTAGATGATTGGGATTTTAATATGAGAATGTTATATGAAAAACCAATTATTGAATTTAATGAAAAGCCGATAATTCTTTACAGAATACATTTGGATTCTTTGTCGCATGAGGTGGTAAAAGGGAATAAAACTGAAATAATTTCAGTTTTAAATGCTTTAGAAAAGCATTTAAAACTAATTAAAGTAAATAAAATAACAACATACAAGCCTTTATTAAAATACACTCATATTTATTATAAAAGAGCAATTTATAATGCATTATCCTCTAATCAGGATTATACATTCTATTTATATTTGAGAATATTCAAAATTCATTTTTATAATTGGTATGATTTGGCAGGGCTTATTAAAGTTAGTTTTGGATTTTTAGTATATAAGTTCTTTAATAAGGGATATGTTTTTTTTAAATAA
- a CDS encoding glycosyltransferase family 2 protein gives MSEKIKVSVCMITYGHEKFIEEAINGVLMQEIDFEIELIVSNDASPDNTHEVVMSIIENHPRGSWIKYIKQESNLGMMPNSVFILKACRGEFIAICEGDDYWIDPLKLKKQVDFLELNDEYVIHSGNAIQLTADSNLCGKPLLNIEKSNCFELKDFLTQNNIITCTVMFRNVKFKFPKDFEKVTFGDWMLYVILIKNSGQKAYLSTDCLSVYRSHSEGVMNNLSKYNYYNTHIFQIVTIYKYLKIKRLDRNVISILNNFYLEKFRIEVKSRSYINIFKTSFLHFKTTSTSMPFRKYLSALKQEFLTF, from the coding sequence ATGTCGGAAAAAATAAAGGTCAGCGTATGCATGATAACTTATGGCCATGAGAAATTTATTGAAGAAGCAATAAACGGTGTTCTGATGCAAGAAATTGATTTTGAGATTGAATTAATTGTTTCTAATGATGCATCCCCTGACAATACTCATGAAGTTGTAATGTCAATTATTGAAAATCATCCAAGAGGTAGCTGGATTAAATATATAAAACAGGAGTCTAATCTCGGAATGATGCCAAATTCGGTATTTATTTTAAAGGCATGTAGAGGTGAGTTTATTGCCATTTGTGAAGGAGATGACTACTGGATCGATCCGTTAAAATTAAAGAAACAAGTCGATTTTTTAGAGTTAAATGATGAATATGTTATACATAGCGGGAATGCAATCCAATTAACTGCAGATTCTAATTTATGTGGCAAGCCTTTATTAAATATTGAAAAGAGTAATTGTTTTGAGTTAAAAGATTTTTTAACTCAAAACAATATAATTACATGTACAGTAATGTTTCGAAATGTTAAATTTAAATTTCCTAAAGATTTTGAAAAAGTAACTTTCGGTGATTGGATGCTCTATGTTATTTTAATTAAGAATTCTGGACAAAAAGCATATTTGTCAACTGACTGTTTATCTGTTTATAGAAGCCATAGTGAAGGAGTTATGAATAATTTGAGTAAATACAATTATTACAATACTCATATTTTTCAAATAGTAACTATTTATAAGTATTTGAAAATTAAAAGACTTGATAGAAATGTAATTTCAATTCTAAATAATTTTTACTTGGAGAAATTCAGAATTGAAGTTAAAAGTAGGTCTTATATAAACATCTTTAAAACTTCATTTTTGCATTTTAAAACTACTTCTACATCAATGCCTTTTAGAAAATATTTAAGTGCACTAAAACAAGAATTCTTAACATTTTAA
- a CDS encoding glycosyltransferase family 2 protein: MNKVSIIVPCYNQAHYLPEALHSVLCQMYINWECIIINDGSFDNTEQVAREWLLKDNRFKYIFKENGGLSSARNAGLDFANGDYVQFLDADDYLDSEKLSKSVNIIRKDSINTVIVSNFKFFKKSLVDELGYGSNLDINLFTFQKILFEWDSTFSIPIHCGFFSSSLFDEFRFNEDIRAKEDWIMWLYIFQREISFDFLNEKLAFYRQHSGGMTRNKKHMFENTIKAFSYIENLVTREDYNFFLLHMISKKMREYDELNLKVEELKKRIINSNNSIGFKIEKKIKKYLKKLNFIGFF; this comes from the coding sequence TTGAATAAAGTTTCTATAATTGTCCCCTGCTACAATCAAGCACATTATTTGCCCGAAGCTTTACATTCAGTATTATGTCAAATGTACATTAATTGGGAATGTATTATTATCAATGACGGAAGTTTTGATAATACAGAGCAAGTGGCTCGTGAGTGGTTGTTAAAGGATAATCGATTTAAATACATTTTTAAAGAAAATGGGGGGCTGAGTAGTGCAAGAAATGCAGGTTTAGATTTTGCAAATGGAGATTATGTGCAATTTTTAGATGCAGACGATTATTTAGATAGTGAGAAACTTTCTAAATCAGTAAACATTATCCGGAAAGACTCAATTAATACTGTTATTGTATCAAATTTCAAGTTTTTTAAAAAAAGCCTTGTGGATGAATTAGGATATGGTTCTAATCTGGATATAAATTTGTTTACTTTTCAAAAAATTTTATTTGAATGGGATTCTACTTTTAGTATTCCAATTCATTGTGGTTTTTTTAGTTCTTCATTATTTGATGAGTTTAGATTCAATGAAGATATACGAGCAAAAGAAGACTGGATAATGTGGTTATATATTTTTCAAAGAGAAATATCTTTTGACTTTTTAAACGAAAAGTTGGCTTTTTATCGACAACATTCAGGAGGAATGACTAGAAATAAAAAACATATGTTTGAAAATACAATTAAGGCTTTCAGTTATATAGAAAATTTGGTTACAAGAGAAGATTATAATTTTTTTTTGCTGCATATGATAAGTAAAAAAATGAGAGAATATGACGAATTGAACCTTAAAGTTGAGGAATTAAAAAAGAGAATAATAAATTCAAATAATAGTATAGGATTTAAAATTGAAAAAAAAATAAAGAAGTATTTAAAGAAACTAAATTTTATTGGATTTTTTTAG
- a CDS encoding alpha-1,2-fucosyltransferase codes for MLVFNSLGRKGNLGNQLFQIAATVGLAIKHKKEFSFPEWEYSKYFEYKLPKQDKNKKLIQVVEKSYEFHNWEIGTNDYDINGALQSEKYFDIEKTREIFKFKDDFLEGLLDKYNYLFKNKPIFISVRRGDFVNHPDYYQLPYWYYFLALKKNFPDWKERDLIFMSDNIEYCKYHFKFLKNAFFLENLSGIEQLALGVQGEDFIISNSTFSWWLGWLGEKENSKIIRPVHNFRGQLGKQNNDKDYFPERWILFDYKKHCLGGKNYKFFIQEIYFQLQDFIKLKMDKVCSIVDRIKKKIFK; via the coding sequence ATGTTGGTATTTAATAGCTTGGGTAGAAAAGGGAATTTAGGAAACCAATTGTTTCAAATTGCTGCAACTGTGGGGCTGGCTATAAAACACAAAAAAGAGTTTTCATTTCCGGAATGGGAATATTCGAAATATTTTGAATACAAATTACCAAAACAGGATAAAAATAAAAAGTTGATTCAAGTTGTTGAAAAGAGCTATGAATTTCATAATTGGGAAATTGGTACTAATGATTATGATATAAATGGAGCTTTACAATCAGAGAAATATTTTGATATTGAAAAGACCAGAGAGATATTTAAATTTAAGGATGATTTTTTGGAAGGATTATTAGATAAGTATAATTATCTGTTTAAAAACAAACCAATTTTTATATCTGTAAGAAGAGGTGATTTTGTAAATCACCCGGATTATTATCAGTTGCCATATTGGTACTATTTTTTGGCTTTAAAAAAAAATTTCCCCGATTGGAAGGAGCGAGATTTGATTTTCATGAGTGACAACATAGAATATTGTAAGTATCATTTTAAGTTTTTAAAGAATGCTTTTTTTTTAGAAAATTTGTCAGGGATAGAACAATTAGCTTTAGGTGTGCAAGGAGAGGATTTTATAATAAGTAACTCTACTTTTTCTTGGTGGTTAGGCTGGTTGGGAGAAAAAGAAAACAGTAAAATCATCAGACCTGTTCACAATTTTAGAGGGCAACTGGGGAAGCAAAATAATGACAAAGATTATTTTCCTGAAAGATGGATCTTATTTGATTACAAAAAACATTGTTTAGGGGGTAAAAATTACAAATTTTTTATTCAAGAAATTTATTTTCAATTACAAGATTTTATTAAATTAAAGATGGACAAAGTTTGTAGCATAGTAGACAGAATAAAAAAGAAAATTTTTAAATGA
- a CDS encoding glycosyltransferase family 2 protein produces the protein MEYLKLVSIVIPCYNDKDYIEESVNSALSQTYQNTEIIIVDDGSNEATKKILSSFNHKKVKIITQENKGLSAARNVGIINSNGDYIVTLDADDIFENSFLEKAVPILNLKPDIGVVGCFSNYFIKRDKIIGKNCPTGGNIDSFLFRNNTMASSLFRKKCWYDAGGFDEKMKKGYEDWEFWISVTKQNWEVFVIEEFLFNYRKKENSMLQITNLLYEEENYYYVLNKHKELYTRDFDKTIDFLQRRTLRYKSNELKRLSSVDYRLGNMVLRPLRFFKKCISSLFAN, from the coding sequence GTGGAATATTTAAAATTGGTTTCAATCGTCATTCCGTGTTATAATGATAAAGATTATATTGAAGAAAGCGTCAATTCGGCTTTAAGTCAAACCTACCAAAATACCGAAATTATTATTGTAGATGATGGATCAAATGAAGCAACAAAAAAGATTTTATCGAGTTTCAATCATAAAAAAGTAAAAATAATTACTCAAGAAAACAAGGGACTAAGTGCGGCTAGAAATGTAGGAATTATAAACTCCAACGGTGACTATATTGTAACCTTAGATGCCGATGATATTTTTGAAAATTCTTTTTTAGAAAAAGCAGTCCCCATTTTAAATTTAAAACCAGATATTGGTGTTGTTGGTTGTTTTTCGAACTATTTTATAAAACGAGATAAAATAATCGGTAAAAACTGTCCAACAGGAGGGAATATAGACAGTTTCTTATTTCGTAATAACACAATGGCCAGTTCTTTATTTAGAAAAAAATGCTGGTATGATGCTGGCGGTTTTGACGAAAAAATGAAAAAAGGTTATGAAGACTGGGAATTTTGGATTTCAGTTACCAAACAAAATTGGGAGGTATTCGTTATTGAAGAATTTCTTTTTAACTACAGAAAAAAGGAAAATTCGATGCTTCAGATCACTAATCTTTTATACGAAGAAGAAAATTACTACTATGTATTAAACAAGCACAAAGAACTTTATACAAGAGATTTTGATAAAACTATTGATTTTCTACAAAGAAGAACATTAAGATACAAATCAAATGAATTAAAAAGATTAAGTTCTGTCGATTATAGATTGGGAAATATGGTTTTAAGACCATTGAGGTTTTTTAAAAAATGTATTTCTTCGCTATTTGCAAATTAA
- a CDS encoding glycosyltransferase family 2 protein — MMQSNVNNLVSVIIPCYNDQNYIQQAINSINNQTHKNVEIIIVDDGSDFATKEVLKGIRQEKLIILSQENAGPSAARNNGIKQAKGDFILTLDADDYFEKDFISKALNCLMLNDKLGLISCWINVFSDKKGVLEKFKPEGGDLKILILGNGASAGSVLFRKQCWIDAGGYDEKMRKGYEDWEFNISVAKAGWKINIIEEYLFYYRKKEESRNSQADKFHKYELWKYIYIKHNDLWNANHELMINNIFSQMERIEIGSHNLRKSMDYKIGRMFLKPFRFIKGFFV, encoded by the coding sequence ATGATGCAATCAAATGTAAATAATCTTGTATCTGTAATAATTCCTTGTTATAATGACCAGAATTATATTCAGCAAGCAATAAATTCGATTAATAATCAAACGCATAAAAATGTTGAGATTATTATTGTAGATGATGGCTCAGACTTTGCCACAAAAGAAGTTCTTAAAGGGATAAGACAGGAAAAACTCATCATTTTATCTCAAGAAAATGCAGGGCCGAGTGCTGCGAGGAATAATGGAATAAAACAAGCTAAAGGAGATTTTATTTTAACGCTGGATGCAGATGATTATTTTGAGAAAGATTTTATTTCAAAGGCTTTAAATTGTCTCATGCTAAATGATAAGTTGGGTTTGATTAGCTGTTGGATAAATGTTTTTAGTGACAAAAAAGGTGTTTTAGAAAAATTTAAGCCTGAAGGAGGAGATTTAAAAATATTAATTCTTGGTAACGGAGCATCAGCAGGAAGTGTCCTTTTTAGAAAGCAATGTTGGATTGATGCAGGTGGTTATGATGAAAAAATGAGAAAAGGATATGAAGATTGGGAATTTAATATTTCAGTTGCCAAGGCTGGTTGGAAGATTAATATAATAGAAGAATATCTTTTTTATTACAGGAAAAAAGAGGAATCGAGAAATTCTCAGGCAGATAAATTTCATAAATATGAGTTATGGAAATATATTTATATCAAACATAATGACTTATGGAATGCAAACCATGAGTTAATGATAAATAATATTTTTTCTCAGATGGAAAGAATTGAAATAGGGTCGCATAATCTTCGGAAATCGATGGATTATAAGATTGGGAGAATGTTTTTAAAGCCTTTTCGTTTTATTAAAGGTTTTTTTGTTTAA
- a CDS encoding glycosyltransferase, whose translation MISIIICSRKDKIDPKFEDNIRNTVGTNFELVLIDNSTNKYSIFQAYNLGIQKSRGDILCFIHDDILFHTKNWGLLLKSEFNNYPDFALIGIAGAKVKTQFPTGWWDCEDKDKVINIIQHEKGNVTKENFGFEDGDLSEVYVIDGVFMALKKGLNIEFETSLGGFHGYDLNLSYEVIEKNKKIGVTNKILIEHLSIGRLDKTWLFSMMLFHKKYQKKLKKYKYSYEQEFFAGKAYIDHCLRILGKKEGLIYLFSIFQFSSSIKIIFSLEKYFYIKLKKS comes from the coding sequence ATGATTTCTATTATTATATGCTCGCGTAAAGATAAAATCGATCCCAAATTTGAAGATAATATTCGAAATACAGTTGGAACTAATTTTGAACTTGTACTAATTGATAATTCTACTAATAAATATTCGATTTTTCAGGCATATAACCTGGGTATTCAGAAAAGTAGAGGAGATATATTGTGTTTTATTCATGATGATATCTTGTTCCATACTAAAAATTGGGGACTGCTTTTAAAATCAGAATTTAACAATTATCCTGATTTTGCTCTTATTGGAATTGCTGGTGCAAAAGTCAAAACTCAATTTCCGACAGGTTGGTGGGATTGTGAAGATAAGGACAAAGTAATAAACATCATTCAACATGAAAAGGGAAATGTTACAAAGGAAAATTTTGGATTTGAAGATGGTGATCTAAGCGAAGTTTATGTTATTGATGGTGTATTTATGGCTTTAAAAAAAGGTCTAAATATAGAATTCGAGACAAGCTTGGGGGGATTTCATGGTTATGATTTAAATTTATCGTATGAAGTAATTGAAAAAAACAAAAAAATAGGAGTAACAAATAAAATTCTTATAGAACATCTCTCTATTGGGAGATTAGATAAAACATGGCTTTTTTCAATGATGCTTTTTCATAAAAAGTACCAGAAGAAATTAAAAAAGTATAAATATAGTTACGAGCAGGAGTTTTTTGCCGGTAAGGCGTATATAGATCATTGTCTGCGTATTTTAGGCAAAAAAGAAGGATTGATTTATCTTTTTTCAATTTTTCAGTTTAGCTCTTCAATAAAAATAATTTTTTCTTTAGAAAAGTACTTCTATATTAAGTTAAAAAAATCATGA
- a CDS encoding glycosyltransferase family 2 protein, whose translation MKISVVIVTFNGMKWIEDCIKSIFESALLPEIIIVDNCSTDNTAAFLKHNYSQKIKLIESKENLGFGRANNKGILLALELNSDFVFLLNQDTVIEKKTIEKLLEVANNNTDFGIISPIHSDGKGVSLDVSFLYYINRQCSDLISDSILNNTLKEIYSVEMINAAAWFLPKKTFEVVGGFDPMFFLYGEDDNFCQRVLYHNLKIGITPSTVIKHDSDNNYTVNFSKGSEKYYNRFLNRIRVKYADVNSEEYKKIDRIKTYFFKEAVVSLLKLDFKGYLVNKTKCRLIDKKSIKNSVLQNRETGKKYLV comes from the coding sequence ATGAAAATAAGTGTAGTCATAGTTACTTTCAACGGTATGAAATGGATCGAAGATTGTATAAAATCTATCTTTGAAAGTGCATTGTTACCAGAAATAATAATTGTAGATAATTGTAGTACCGATAATACAGCTGCGTTTTTAAAGCATAACTATTCTCAAAAAATTAAGCTCATCGAATCTAAAGAAAATTTAGGATTTGGACGAGCGAACAATAAAGGCATTTTACTAGCACTTGAATTAAACAGTGATTTTGTTTTTTTATTAAATCAAGATACCGTTATAGAAAAAAAGACTATCGAAAAACTCTTGGAGGTCGCAAATAATAATACGGATTTTGGCATAATCAGTCCGATACACTCAGATGGGAAAGGCGTTTCGTTAGACGTAAGTTTTTTGTATTACATAAATCGTCAATGTTCAGATTTAATTTCTGATTCAATTTTAAATAATACATTGAAGGAAATTTATTCAGTAGAAATGATAAATGCTGCTGCTTGGTTTTTACCAAAAAAGACATTTGAGGTTGTGGGAGGTTTTGATCCTATGTTTTTCTTGTATGGTGAAGACGATAATTTTTGTCAAAGAGTGCTTTATCATAATTTAAAAATAGGAATTACACCTTCAACGGTTATAAAACATGATAGTGATAACAATTATACTGTCAATTTTTCCAAAGGTTCTGAAAAATATTACAATAGATTTTTAAATAGAATAAGAGTTAAGTACGCTGATGTAAATTCAGAAGAGTATAAAAAAATTGATAGAATAAAAACATATTTTTTTAAAGAAGCAGTTGTGAGTTTATTAAAACTCGATTTTAAAGGATATTTAGTAAATAAGACCAAATGCAGATTGATAGATAAAAAAAGCATTAAAAATAGTGTTTTGCAAAATAGAGAAACTGGTAAAAAATATTTAGTGTAA